A section of the Paenibacillus odorifer genome encodes:
- a CDS encoding helix-turn-helix transcriptional regulator, which translates to MRVDRLLSMLLIISGKGTVTGKELAEHFEVSLRTIYRDIEKLGEAGIPVASSSGKGGGYYIMDSYNISGLFLNRDEAHTFVAVMKNLHGLFGRNEAFNDIMLKVEHTYKREPEKHKLTLDMSHFSMEQEIKEYIGIISKAITDNRLLVFDYINRDMEYLERTVEPSWIDFRHGDWYVIGFCRVRGDYRRFKLVRIKQLKQGPPFVKRELPDDRIAEVIEHSYSQRDIQVVLRFTSRIGAQLPEYFQKEKISRGEDGFYLVSDTFPYEEGLLKFILSFGKECELLEPRELRAELQQYMQNMILSYND; encoded by the coding sequence ATGCGAGTTGACCGATTGCTCTCCATGCTGCTTATCATCTCCGGTAAAGGTACGGTAACGGGCAAGGAGCTTGCCGAGCATTTCGAGGTATCCTTGCGGACGATCTACCGGGATATCGAAAAATTAGGAGAAGCCGGCATACCGGTTGCCTCGTCCAGCGGCAAGGGCGGAGGATACTATATTATGGACAGCTATAATATAAGCGGCCTCTTTTTAAACCGGGATGAAGCTCATACGTTTGTAGCTGTAATGAAGAATTTACATGGCTTGTTTGGCAGGAACGAAGCTTTTAATGACATTATGCTAAAGGTTGAGCATACCTATAAGCGGGAGCCCGAGAAGCACAAACTGACTCTGGATATGTCCCATTTCAGCATGGAGCAGGAAATTAAAGAATACATTGGGATCATAAGCAAGGCCATCACGGATAACAGGCTGCTGGTGTTCGACTATATCAACAGGGATATGGAATACCTGGAGCGAACGGTAGAGCCAAGCTGGATTGACTTTCGCCATGGAGATTGGTATGTGATAGGCTTTTGCCGGGTCAGAGGGGACTACCGCAGATTCAAGCTCGTGCGGATCAAGCAACTGAAGCAGGGACCGCCTTTTGTAAAAAGAGAGCTGCCCGATGACCGAATCGCCGAGGTCATTGAGCACAGCTATTCGCAGCGGGACATACAGGTTGTGCTCAGATTCACTTCACGAATTGGTGCGCAGCTTCCCGAGTATTTTCAGAAAGAGAAGATTAGCCGGGGTGAAGATGGTTTCTATCTCGTTTCGGATACATTTCCTTATGAGGAGGGCCTGCTGAAATTCATTCTAAGCTTCGGCAAGGAGTGCGAGCTGCTGGAGCCTCGTGAATTACGGGCGGAGCTGCAGCAATATATGCAAAATATGATTCTATCCTACAATGACTGA